The following are from one region of the Nicotiana tomentosiformis chromosome 7, ASM39032v3, whole genome shotgun sequence genome:
- the LOC104110378 gene encoding pentatricopeptide repeat-containing protein At5g65560-like, with the protein MLKSLKPRRFSHLGRLQFSSIPEIDEQFDSLHTIPEKRNFSFVVSKVSEILSNPRMQWKTSRELESLSSKLRPRHVAKLVEIHENTEVALQFFYWVSKRHFYKHDMSCYVSMLNRLVFDKKFAPADHVRILMIKACRNEEEMKWVIDYLSELSRKGLGFSLYSFNTLLIQLGKFDLVEAAKSAYQEIMSNGIEPSLLTFNTMINILCKKGRVQEAMLIMGHIYQRELSPDVFTYTSLILGHCRNKDLDAAFMVFDRMVQDGIDPNAASYTTLINGLCTVERVDEALGMLEEMIEKGIEPTVYTYTVPVSSLCAVGREKEAVDLVVSMRKRGCEPNVQTYTALISGLSQSGHLEVAIGLYHNMIRKGLLPTMITFNVLINELCGARKVGNAFRIFRWMEAHGYVPNTITCNALIHGLCLIGNIERAMVLLTEMLKVGPAPTVITYNTLISGYLQRGFLNNAVRLLDLMKNNGCKPDEWTYAELVSGFCKRGKLDSASALFQEMIKHGLSPNQVNYTALIDGLSKEGKVDDALALLKRMEESGCSPGIETYNAIINGLSKQNRLLEAERLCNKIAESGLLPNVITYSTLIDGLCRNGGTHLAFKIFHDMQRRNCTSNLYTYSSLIHGLCLEGQADKAESLLREMEKKGLAPDYVTYTSLIDGFVALGRLDHAFLLLRQMVDKGCEPNYRTYGVLLKGLQQECQLISGEVAIQHETVYSSTASKKGVSFELLCTLLDRMSEIGCEPNAGTYCTLVLGLSREGKTAEADQLIKHMREKGFSPTSAVNCSLIVSYCKNLKMDAAMEIFDSLILQGFRPPLSIYQSLICALCKKSRLKEVEVLFENMLGKQWNSDEIVWTILIDGLLKERESELCMKLLHVMESKSCTISFQTYVILARELSKLDG; encoded by the coding sequence ATGTTAAAGTCCCTTAAACCCAGGCGTTTCTCTCATCTGGGCCGTCTTCAATTTTCTTCAATACCCGAAATTGATGAACAATTTGATTCCCTACATACAATACCGGAAAAAAGGAATTTTTCTTTCGTTGTTTCAAAGGTTTCTGAAATTTTGTCTAATCCGCGAATGCAATGGAAGACAAGCAGAGAGCTTGAATCCTTGAGCTCCAAATTAAGACCCCGCCACGTGGCAAAACTCGTTGAGATCCATGAAAATACTGAAGTAGCTTTGCAGTTTTTTTATTGGGTTTCTAAGAGGCATTTTTACAAACACGATATGAGCTGTTATGTTTCGATGTTAAATAGGCTTGTTTTTGATAAGAAATTTGCTCCTGCTGATCATGTGAGGATTTTAATGATCAAAGCTTGTAGGAATGAGGAGGAAATGAAATGGGTTATTGACTATTTAAGTGAACTTAGCAGAAAAGGTCTTGGGTTCAGTTTGTATAGCTTTAATACTTTGTTGATTCAGTTGGGTAAGTTTGACTTGGTTGAGGCAGCTAAGAGTGCTTATCAAGAAATCATGAGTAATGGAATCGAGCCGAGTTTATTGACTTTTAATACTATGATAAACATATTGTGCAAGAAAGGGAGAGTCCAGGAGGCCATGTTGATAATGGGTCATATTTATCAGCGCGAACTGAGTCCTGATGTATTTACATATACATCTTTGATTCTTGGGCATTGTAGGAACAAGGATTTGGATGCAGCGTTTATGGTGTTTGATAGGATGGTTCAGGACGGAATAGATCCGAATGCAGCAAGTTATACTACTCTTATAAATGGACTCTGCACGGTGGAGAGAGTTGATGAGGCTTTGGGTATGCTTGAGGAGATGATTGAGAAAGGCATTGAACCCACTGTGTATACATACACAGTTCCAGTTAGTTCCTTGTGTGCAGTTGGACGGGAGAAGGAGGCTGTTGATCTTGTAGTGAGCATGAGAAAGAGGGGATGTGAACCGAATGTCCAGACATATACAGCTCTAATTAGCGGGCTGTCTCAATCTGGCCACCTTGAAGTGGCGATTGGATTGTACCACAACATGATTAGAAAAGGTTTGCTCCCAACTATGATTACATTCAATGTATTGATAAATGAATTATGTGGAGCAAGAAAAGTTGGTAATGCTTTTAGAATTTTCCGTTGGATGGAAGCACATGGATACGTACCCAACACTATAACTTGCAATGCACTTATCCATGGATTATGCTTGATTGGGAATATTGAAAGGGCAATGGTTCTACTCACTGAAATGCTAAAGGTGGGTCCGGCTCCTACAGTGATTACTTATAATACCCTCATTAGTGGCTACCTTCAACGGGGCTTTCTCAACAATGCTGTGAGACTGCTGGATTTGATGAAGAATAATGGATGTAAACCTGATGAATGGACTTATGCAGAACTTGTTTCTGGTTTCTGCAAGAGGGGCAAGCTTGACTCGGCTTCTGCTCTCTTCCAGGAAATGATAAAGCATGGTTTAAGTCCAAACCAGGTCAACTATACAGCTTTAATTGATGGTCTTTCCAAGGAAGGGAAAGTGGACGATGCACTCGCATTACTTAAAAGGATGGAAGAGAGTGGTTGCAGTCCAGGCATTGAAACATACAATGCTATTATAAATGGTTTGTCCAAACAAAATAGGCTTTTGGAAGCAGAGAGACTTTGTAATAAGATTGCAGAAAGTGGACTGCTCCCAAATGTCATCACCTACTCAACTTTGATTGACGGGCTTTGTAGGAATGGGGGGACTCATCTTGCATTTAAGATTTTCCATGATATGCAAAGAAGAAATTGCACGTCTAACCTGTACACTTACAGTTCGCTTATCCATGGTTTATGTCTTGAAGGCCAGGCTGATAAGGCAGAGAGCTTACTCAGAGAAATGGAGAAAAAAGGATTAGCTCCTGATTATGTGACATATACTTCACTAATTGATGGTTTTGTAGCATTGGGTAGACTAGATCATGCATTTTTACTTCTTCGCCAGATGGTTGATAAGGGCTGTGAACCAAATTATAGAACCTATGGTGTCTTGTTGAAAGGATTGCAACAGGAGTGTCAGTTGATTTCAGGGGAGGTCGCCATCCAGCATGAAACAGTGTATAGTAGCACAGCTAGCAAGAAGGGTGTTAGTTTTGAACTGTTATGTACTCTCTTAGATAGAATGTCTGAAATTGGTTGTGAGCCAAATGCAGGCACATACTGTACTTTAGTTCTTGGCCTTTCTAGAGAAGGTAAAACTGCTGAGGCAGACCAGTTGATAAAACATATGAGAGAGAAAGGCTTCAGTCCCACTAGTGCAGTAAATTGCTCTCTTATAGTTTCTTACTGCAAGAATCTGAAAATGGACGCCGCTATGGAAATATTTGATTCATTGATTCTACAAGGTTTTCGGCCTCCTTTGTCAATTTATCAATCACTCATTTGTGCTCTCTGTAAAAAAAGCCGACTAAAAGAAGTTGAAGTGTTATTTGAAAACATGCTTGGGAAACAGTGGAACAGTGATGAGATTGTTTGGACCATTCTGATTGATGGTTTACTGAAGGAGAGAGAATCTGAATTGTGCATGAAGCTTCTTCATGTCATGGAGTCCAAGAGCTGCACTATTAGTTTCCAGACATATGTTATCTTGGCAAGAGAATTGTCTAAACTAGATGGTTAA
- the LOC104110377 gene encoding glycosyltransferase BC10: protein MLSPSPISLLCALLLCLPLAIIFTITTPLNNITPTHVLNRSSDIRSNPISIFPPPTNHSIQQKHSKEHPSTESSSAVLLHEEVDDNLLFQEAAKVNSIPQPVTAPKKLAFMFLTTTPLPFAPLWELFFNNTPKNLYNIYIHADPRFNYTPPFQGVFAVRVIPSKPTRRHSPTLAAAGRRLLARALLHDKLNYMFALLSPSCIPLHSFSFTYRVLIKSKKSFIEILGNESWAYGRWAARGEHAMLPEVKFEDFRIGSQFFVIKRKHARIIVRDKKLWSKFKLPCLEASTCYPEEHYFSTLLNMVDPQGCVPTTLTHVNWKGSHGGHPRTYTASEVGPELMLTLRSTRPRYGDEGINGSDLSVAKRYDPFLFARKFSPDSLRPLMNISTDFIFED from the coding sequence ATGCTTTCTCCTTCTCCAATCTCTCTACTTTGTGCTCTTTTACTTTGCTTACCACTTGCTATTATCTTTACTATCACTACCCCTCTTAATAATATCACACCAACTCATGTCTTAAATAGGAGTAGTGACATACGTTCTAACCCTATATCCATATTCCCCCCACCAACAAATCATAGTATCCAACAAAAACATAGCAAAGAACATCCTAGTACAGAATCATCTTCAGCAGTACTTTTGCATGAAGAAGTTGACGATAACTTACTATTTcaagaagctgcaaaagtcaactCAATACCACAACCAGTTACAGCACCAAAGAAACTAGCATTCATGTTTCTAACAACTACCCCACTTCCATTTGCGCCCCTATGGGAGCTTTTCTTTAACAATACACCCAAAAATCTTTACAACATATATATACACGCCGACCCACGTTTCAACTATACGCCGCCGTTTCAAGGCGTGTTTGCTGTCCGAGTCATCCCTTCAAAACCCACTCGCCGCCACTCCCCAACTCTGGCTGCGGCGGGGCGTCGGTTACTCGCCAGAGCACTCCTCCACGATAAGTTGAATTACATGTTTGCCCTTCTCTCCCCATCTTGCATTCCGCTTCACTCTTTTAGTTTCACTTACAGAGTTCTGATAAAATCTAAAAAGAGCTTTATTGAGATACTGGGGAATGAGAGCTGGGCATACGGCCGATGGGCGGCGCGTGGGGAACACGCGATGTTACCGGAAGTGAAGTTTGAAGATTTTCGAATTGGGTCTCAATTTTTTGTTATAAAACGTAAGCACGCGAGGATAATTGTGCGTGATAAGAAGTTATGGTCAAAATTCAAGCTACCTTGCTTAGAAGCTTCCACGTGTTATCCCGAGGAGCATTATTTCTCTACGCTGCTGAACATGGTAGACCCGCAAGGTTGTGTCCCAACCACTTTGACACACGTTAACTGGAAGGGTAGTCACGGAGGGCATCCTCGTACTTACACTGCTAGCGAGGTGGGACCAGAATTGATGTTGACCCTTCGATCGACCCGGCCTCGATATGGTGATGAAGGAATCAACGGTTCGGATTTATCTGTTGCTAAACGATATGACCCTTTCTTATTTGCGAGGAAGTTTTCTCCAGATTCTCTCCGGCCGTTAATGAATATATCGACCGACTTTATCTTTGAAGATTGA